The following coding sequences are from one Microtus pennsylvanicus isolate mMicPen1 chromosome 1, mMicPen1.hap1, whole genome shotgun sequence window:
- the Pxn gene encoding paxillin isoform X3 — MDDLDALLADLESTTSHISKRPVFLSEEPPYSYPTGNHTYQEIAVPPPVPPPPSSEALNGTILDPLDQWQPSGSRYTHQQPPSPSPVYSSSAKTCGASNPQDGSLCSRAGEEEHVYSFPNKQKSAEPSPTVMSSSLGSNLSELDRLLLELNAVQHNPPGFPADESNSSPPLPGALSPLYGFPENNSSLGGKAGPLMKEKPKRNGGRGLEDVRPSVESLLDELESSVPSPVPAITVNQGEMSSPQRVTSSQQQTRISASSATRELDELMASLSDFKTSSSPVVLSSQGLLPSSPPSPPLTLNPTPPTKSSPEGHTPEVLSREGNSQVLLPLVAPRSLDLVSLEGTPVTQNSRCPSVEGSQQSFGAKSQAQVRNDLIESMNEPFRTPLGHTLHPAASTGSQGPLANCVCSEETVAPVWRWPQAMSASRPYSFQEGTEPAVVAVDRQAVLPDTWSLTKEYGQHEQAQSEPGGPESSYPAPADKEQLGGKIPWRGSLGEPTQPLQNPKNPGGATKAALEARKEEPEFPHAVVMGTPTTSERISTAGQIRSVIRRSRETGHIHPMSREPSPRRRLDPATLSRTPSQERLIAELQGRLGIQLEAEEVAGASAQDWLTEGVVITVQPRGRRAGGQLVEKMHGLEQRVDGERQWAAGWPPSSRQSSPEGQDEGGFMAQGKTGSSPPPGGLSKPGSQLDSMLGSLQSDLNKLGVATVAKGVCGACKKPIAGQVVTAMGKTWHPEHFVCTHCQEEIGSRNFFERDGQPYCEKDYHSLFSPRCYYCNGPILDKVVTALDRTWHPEHFFCAQCGAFFGPEGFHEKDGKAYCRKDYFDMFAPKCGGCARAILENYISALNTLWHPECFVCRECFTPFVHGSFFEHDGQPYCEVHYHERRGSLCSGCQKPITGRCITAMAKKFHPEHFVCAFCLKQLNKGTFKEQNDKPYCQSCFVKLFC, encoded by the exons ACGCCCTGCTGGCGGACTTGGAATCTACCACCTCCCATATCTCCAAACGACCAGTGTTCTTGTCAGAGGAGCCCCCCTACTCATACCCAACTGGAAACCACACCTACCAGGAGATTGCAGTGCCACCTCCTGTCCCACCACCCCCATCTAGCGAGGCCCTCAATGGCACGATCCTTGACCCCTTAGACCAGTGGCAGCCTAGTGGTTCCCGATACACACACCAGCAG CCTCCATCTCCGTCACCCGTGTACAGCTCCAGTGCTAAAACTTGTGGTGCCTCCAACCCTCAGGACGGCTCTCTGTGTTCCCGAGCAGGCGAGGAAGAGCACGTCTACAG CTTCCCCAACAAGCAGAAGTCGGCAGAGCCTTCACCCACTGTGATGAGCTCCTCCCTGGGCAGCAACCTCTCGGAACTGGACCGGCTGTTACTAGAGCTGAATGCCGTGCAGCATAATCCTCCAGGCTTCCCTGCAG ATGAGTCCAATTCGAGCCCCCCACTGCCTGGAGCCTTGAGCCCCCTTTATGGCTTCCCAGAGAATAACAGTTCTCTGGGAGGAAAAGCTGGGCCTCTGATGAAAGAGAAGCCAAAACGAAATGGAGGCCGGGGCCTGGAGGATGTTCGGCCCAGCGTGGAGAGCCTCTTGGATGAACTGGAGAGTTCTGTGCCCAGCCCTGT CCCAGCCATCACTGTGAACCAGGGTGAGATGAGCAGCCCACAGCGAGTCACCTCCAGCCAGCAGCAGACACGCATCTCGGCCTCCTCTGCCACCAGGGAGCTGGATGAGCTCATGGCTTCACTCTCAGATTTTAAG aCTAGTTCTTCTCCTGTGGTGCTGAGCTCCCAAGGGCTGCTGCCCAgctctcctccatctccacccctcACCCTCAATCCTACTCCCCCCACTAAATCCTCCCCTGAAGGCCACACCCCTGAGGTCCTCAGTAGGGAAGGAAATAGTCAGGTCCTTCTACCTTTGGTGGCTCCCAGAAGCCTTGATTTGGTCAGTCTCGAGGGGACACCTGTCACTCAGAACTCAAGGTGTCCTTCTGTGGAGGGTTCTCAGCAATCATTTGGTGCTAAGAGCCAGGCTCAAGTTAGGAATGACCTCATAGAGTCCATGAATGAGCCCTTTAGGACTCCCCTCGGCCACACTCTACACCCTGCTGCCAGCACAGGATCCCAGGGGCCACTGGCCAACTGTGTGTGTTCAGAGGAGACTGTGGCTCCCGTTTGGAGATGGCCACAGGCTATGTCAGCATCCAGGCCTTACAGCTTTCAGGAAGGAACTGAGCCAGCTGTTGTGGCAGTGGACCGGCAGGCTGTGCTCCCAGACACCTGGAGTCTCACCAAGGAATATGGCCAGCATGAGCAAGCACAGTCAGAACCAGGGGGCCCGGAAAGCAGTTACCCTGCTCCAGCTGACAAGGAGCAGTTAGGTGGGAAGATTCCCTGGAGGGGAAGCCTGGGGGAACCAACCCAGCCACTCCAGAACCCAAAGAACCCAGGAGGTGCCACCAAAGCCGCTCTGGAGGCCAGGAAGGAAGAGCCGGAgtttcctcatgctgtggtcaTGGGCACACCCACCACCTCGGAGAGGATTTCCACTGCTGGCCAG ATCCGCTCTGTGATCAGGAGGAGCCGGGAGACAGGCCACATCCACCCCATGTCCCGGGAGCCCTCCCCTCGCCGCCGGCTGGACCCTGCCACCCTGAGCAGAACCCCATCCCAAGAACGGCTCATTGCAGAGCTGCAGGGCCGGCTGGGCATCCAGCTAgaggcagaggaggtggcagGGGCCTCTGCCCAGGACTGGCTAACTGAAGGCGTCGTCATCACTGTGCAACCACGTGGGAGGCGGGCCGGGGGGCAGTTGGTGGAGAAG ATGCACGGCCTGGAGCAGAGAGTGGATGGAGAGCGGCAGTGGGCAGCCGGCTGGCCCCCCAGCAGCAGGCAGAGCAGCCCTGAAGGGCAGGACGagggaggg TTTATGGCCCAGGGGAAAACCGGGAGCAGCCCACCCCCTGGGGGACTCTCAAAGCCTGGGAGCCAGCTAGACAGCATGCTGGGAAGTCTGCAGTCTGACCTGAACAAGCTGGGGGTCGCCACTGTTGCCAAAGGGGTCTGTGGGGCCTGCAAGAAGCCCATTGCTGGGCAG GTTGTGACTGCCATGGGGAAGACATGGCACCCCGAGCACTTTGTCTGCACCCACTGCCAGGAGGAGATTGGGTCCCGGAACTTCTTCGAGCGGGATGGACAGCCGTACTGTGAAAAGGACTACCACAGCCTCTTCTCCCCACGCTGTTACTACTGTAATGGACCCATCctggat AAAGTAGTAACAGCTCTTGACCGGACGTGGCACCCGGAGCACTTCTTCTGTGCCCAGTGTGGAGCCTTCTTCGGTCCAGAAG GGTTCCACGAGAAGGATGGCAAAGCCTACTGTCGGAAAGATTATTTTGACATGTTTGCGCCCAAGTGTGGCGGCTGTGCCCGTGCCATCCTGGAGAACTACATTTCAGCCCTCAACACCCTCTGGCACCCGGAATGCTTTGTGTGCAGG GAATGCTTCACGCCGTTCGTCCACGGCAGCTTCTTTGAGCACGACGGGCAGCCGTACTGTGAGGTGCACTACCACGAGCGCCGCGGCTCCCTGTGCTCCGGCTGCCAGAAGCCCATCACCGGCCGCTGCATCACCGCCATGGCCAAGAAGTTCCATCCCGAGCACTTTGTCTGTGCCTTTTGCCTCAAGCAGCTCAACAAGGGCACCTTCAAGGAGCAGAACGACAAGCCTTACTGCCAGAGCTGCTTTGTGAAGCTCTTCTGCTAG
- the Pxn gene encoding paxillin isoform X2 has protein sequence MDDLDALLADLESTTSHISKRPVFLSEEPPYSYPTGNHTYQEIAVPPPVPPPPSSEALNGTILDPLDQWQPSGSRYTHQQPPSPSPVYSSSAKTCGASNPQDGSLCSRAGEEEHVYSFPNKQKSAEPSPTVMSSSLGSNLSELDRLLLELNAVQHNPPGFPADESNSSPPLPGALSPLYGFPENNSSLGGKAGPLMKEKPKRNGGRGLEDVRPSVESLLDELESSVPSPVPAITVNQGEMSSPQRVTSSQQQTRISASSATRELDELMASLSDFKTSSSPVVLSSQGLLPSSPPSPPLTLNPTPPTKSSPEGHTPEVLSREGNSQVLLPLVAPRSLDLVSLEGTPVTQNSRCPSVEGSQQSFGAKSQAQVRNDLIESMNEPFRTPLGHTLHPAASTGSQGPLANCVCSEETVAPVWRWPQAMSASRPYSFQEGTEPAVVAVDRQAVLPDTWSLTKEYGQHEQAQSEPGGPESSYPAPADKEQLGGKIPWRGSLGEPTQPLQNPKNPGGATKAALEARKEEPEFPHAVVMGTPTTSERISTAGQVIYPPDSPIPLRRTLSVVAPPPDPFLQHHPDTLASSSPLRPSLPTPSCPGPVAGACASPGVQSAGRKPQEEDRHGPPGLTPVPHTVRSVGCQTSEDPLFHPMQMHGLEQRVDGERQWAAGWPPSSRQSSPEGQDEGGFMAQGKTGSSPPPGGLSKPGSQLDSMLGSLQSDLNKLGVATVAKGVCGACKKPIAGQVVTAMGKTWHPEHFVCTHCQEEIGSRNFFERDGQPYCEKDYHSLFSPRCYYCNGPILDKVVTALDRTWHPEHFFCAQCGAFFGPEGFHEKDGKAYCRKDYFDMFAPKCGGCARAILENYISALNTLWHPECFVCRECFTPFVHGSFFEHDGQPYCEVHYHERRGSLCSGCQKPITGRCITAMAKKFHPEHFVCAFCLKQLNKGTFKEQNDKPYCQSCFVKLFC, from the exons ACGCCCTGCTGGCGGACTTGGAATCTACCACCTCCCATATCTCCAAACGACCAGTGTTCTTGTCAGAGGAGCCCCCCTACTCATACCCAACTGGAAACCACACCTACCAGGAGATTGCAGTGCCACCTCCTGTCCCACCACCCCCATCTAGCGAGGCCCTCAATGGCACGATCCTTGACCCCTTAGACCAGTGGCAGCCTAGTGGTTCCCGATACACACACCAGCAG CCTCCATCTCCGTCACCCGTGTACAGCTCCAGTGCTAAAACTTGTGGTGCCTCCAACCCTCAGGACGGCTCTCTGTGTTCCCGAGCAGGCGAGGAAGAGCACGTCTACAG CTTCCCCAACAAGCAGAAGTCGGCAGAGCCTTCACCCACTGTGATGAGCTCCTCCCTGGGCAGCAACCTCTCGGAACTGGACCGGCTGTTACTAGAGCTGAATGCCGTGCAGCATAATCCTCCAGGCTTCCCTGCAG ATGAGTCCAATTCGAGCCCCCCACTGCCTGGAGCCTTGAGCCCCCTTTATGGCTTCCCAGAGAATAACAGTTCTCTGGGAGGAAAAGCTGGGCCTCTGATGAAAGAGAAGCCAAAACGAAATGGAGGCCGGGGCCTGGAGGATGTTCGGCCCAGCGTGGAGAGCCTCTTGGATGAACTGGAGAGTTCTGTGCCCAGCCCTGT CCCAGCCATCACTGTGAACCAGGGTGAGATGAGCAGCCCACAGCGAGTCACCTCCAGCCAGCAGCAGACACGCATCTCGGCCTCCTCTGCCACCAGGGAGCTGGATGAGCTCATGGCTTCACTCTCAGATTTTAAG aCTAGTTCTTCTCCTGTGGTGCTGAGCTCCCAAGGGCTGCTGCCCAgctctcctccatctccacccctcACCCTCAATCCTACTCCCCCCACTAAATCCTCCCCTGAAGGCCACACCCCTGAGGTCCTCAGTAGGGAAGGAAATAGTCAGGTCCTTCTACCTTTGGTGGCTCCCAGAAGCCTTGATTTGGTCAGTCTCGAGGGGACACCTGTCACTCAGAACTCAAGGTGTCCTTCTGTGGAGGGTTCTCAGCAATCATTTGGTGCTAAGAGCCAGGCTCAAGTTAGGAATGACCTCATAGAGTCCATGAATGAGCCCTTTAGGACTCCCCTCGGCCACACTCTACACCCTGCTGCCAGCACAGGATCCCAGGGGCCACTGGCCAACTGTGTGTGTTCAGAGGAGACTGTGGCTCCCGTTTGGAGATGGCCACAGGCTATGTCAGCATCCAGGCCTTACAGCTTTCAGGAAGGAACTGAGCCAGCTGTTGTGGCAGTGGACCGGCAGGCTGTGCTCCCAGACACCTGGAGTCTCACCAAGGAATATGGCCAGCATGAGCAAGCACAGTCAGAACCAGGGGGCCCGGAAAGCAGTTACCCTGCTCCAGCTGACAAGGAGCAGTTAGGTGGGAAGATTCCCTGGAGGGGAAGCCTGGGGGAACCAACCCAGCCACTCCAGAACCCAAAGAACCCAGGAGGTGCCACCAAAGCCGCTCTGGAGGCCAGGAAGGAAGAGCCGGAgtttcctcatgctgtggtcaTGGGCACACCCACCACCTCGGAGAGGATTTCCACTGCTGGCCAG gTCATCTACCCTCCTGACTCTCCCATTCCCCTGAGAAGAACCCTCTCTGTCGTGGCTCCTCCTCCTGACCCTTTCCTCCAGCATCACCCCGACACCTTGGCCAGCAGCTCACCTCTCCGGCCCagcctgcccactccctcctgtCCAGGGCCCGTAGCTGGTGCCTGTGCTTCTCCTGGGGTCCAGAGTGCAGGGAGAAAGCCCCAGGAGGAGGACAGGCATGGGCCTCCTGGCCTCACTCCTGTGCCCCACACCGTGAGGTCTGTGGGCTGCCAGACCAGCGAGGACCCACTCTTCCACCCGATgcag ATGCACGGCCTGGAGCAGAGAGTGGATGGAGAGCGGCAGTGGGCAGCCGGCTGGCCCCCCAGCAGCAGGCAGAGCAGCCCTGAAGGGCAGGACGagggaggg TTTATGGCCCAGGGGAAAACCGGGAGCAGCCCACCCCCTGGGGGACTCTCAAAGCCTGGGAGCCAGCTAGACAGCATGCTGGGAAGTCTGCAGTCTGACCTGAACAAGCTGGGGGTCGCCACTGTTGCCAAAGGGGTCTGTGGGGCCTGCAAGAAGCCCATTGCTGGGCAG GTTGTGACTGCCATGGGGAAGACATGGCACCCCGAGCACTTTGTCTGCACCCACTGCCAGGAGGAGATTGGGTCCCGGAACTTCTTCGAGCGGGATGGACAGCCGTACTGTGAAAAGGACTACCACAGCCTCTTCTCCCCACGCTGTTACTACTGTAATGGACCCATCctggat AAAGTAGTAACAGCTCTTGACCGGACGTGGCACCCGGAGCACTTCTTCTGTGCCCAGTGTGGAGCCTTCTTCGGTCCAGAAG GGTTCCACGAGAAGGATGGCAAAGCCTACTGTCGGAAAGATTATTTTGACATGTTTGCGCCCAAGTGTGGCGGCTGTGCCCGTGCCATCCTGGAGAACTACATTTCAGCCCTCAACACCCTCTGGCACCCGGAATGCTTTGTGTGCAGG GAATGCTTCACGCCGTTCGTCCACGGCAGCTTCTTTGAGCACGACGGGCAGCCGTACTGTGAGGTGCACTACCACGAGCGCCGCGGCTCCCTGTGCTCCGGCTGCCAGAAGCCCATCACCGGCCGCTGCATCACCGCCATGGCCAAGAAGTTCCATCCCGAGCACTTTGTCTGTGCCTTTTGCCTCAAGCAGCTCAACAAGGGCACCTTCAAGGAGCAGAACGACAAGCCTTACTGCCAGAGCTGCTTTGTGAAGCTCTTCTGCTAG
- the Pxn gene encoding paxillin isoform X4 — MDDLDALLADLESTTSHISKRPVFLSEEPPYSYPTGNHTYQEIAVPPPVPPPPSSEALNGTILDPLDQWQPSGSRYTHQQPPSPSPVYSSSAKTCGASNPQDGSLCSRAGEEEHVYSFPNKQKSAEPSPTVMSSSLGSNLSELDRLLLELNAVQHNPPGFPADESNSSPPLPGALSPLYGFPENNSSLGGKAGPLMKEKPKRNGGRGLEDVRPSVESLLDELESSVPSPVPAITVNQGEMSSPQRVTSSQQQTRISASSATRELDELMASLSDFKTSSSPVVLSSQGLLPSSPPSPPLTLNPTPPTKSSPEGHTPEVLSREGNSQVLLPLVAPRSLDLVSLEGTPVTQNSRCPSVEGSQQSFGAKSQAQVRNDLIESMNEPFRTPLGHTLHPAASTGSQGPLANCVCSEETVAPVWRWPQAMSASRPYSFQEGTEPAVVAVDRQAVLPDTWSLTKEYGQHEQAQSEPGGPESSYPAPADKEQLGGKIPWRGSLGEPTQPLQNPKNPGGATKAALEARKEEPEFPHAVVMGTPTTSERISTAGQMHGLEQRVDGERQWAAGWPPSSRQSSPEGQDEGGFMAQGKTGSSPPPGGLSKPGSQLDSMLGSLQSDLNKLGVATVAKGVCGACKKPIAGQVVTAMGKTWHPEHFVCTHCQEEIGSRNFFERDGQPYCEKDYHSLFSPRCYYCNGPILDKVVTALDRTWHPEHFFCAQCGAFFGPEGFHEKDGKAYCRKDYFDMFAPKCGGCARAILENYISALNTLWHPECFVCRECFTPFVHGSFFEHDGQPYCEVHYHERRGSLCSGCQKPITGRCITAMAKKFHPEHFVCAFCLKQLNKGTFKEQNDKPYCQSCFVKLFC, encoded by the exons ACGCCCTGCTGGCGGACTTGGAATCTACCACCTCCCATATCTCCAAACGACCAGTGTTCTTGTCAGAGGAGCCCCCCTACTCATACCCAACTGGAAACCACACCTACCAGGAGATTGCAGTGCCACCTCCTGTCCCACCACCCCCATCTAGCGAGGCCCTCAATGGCACGATCCTTGACCCCTTAGACCAGTGGCAGCCTAGTGGTTCCCGATACACACACCAGCAG CCTCCATCTCCGTCACCCGTGTACAGCTCCAGTGCTAAAACTTGTGGTGCCTCCAACCCTCAGGACGGCTCTCTGTGTTCCCGAGCAGGCGAGGAAGAGCACGTCTACAG CTTCCCCAACAAGCAGAAGTCGGCAGAGCCTTCACCCACTGTGATGAGCTCCTCCCTGGGCAGCAACCTCTCGGAACTGGACCGGCTGTTACTAGAGCTGAATGCCGTGCAGCATAATCCTCCAGGCTTCCCTGCAG ATGAGTCCAATTCGAGCCCCCCACTGCCTGGAGCCTTGAGCCCCCTTTATGGCTTCCCAGAGAATAACAGTTCTCTGGGAGGAAAAGCTGGGCCTCTGATGAAAGAGAAGCCAAAACGAAATGGAGGCCGGGGCCTGGAGGATGTTCGGCCCAGCGTGGAGAGCCTCTTGGATGAACTGGAGAGTTCTGTGCCCAGCCCTGT CCCAGCCATCACTGTGAACCAGGGTGAGATGAGCAGCCCACAGCGAGTCACCTCCAGCCAGCAGCAGACACGCATCTCGGCCTCCTCTGCCACCAGGGAGCTGGATGAGCTCATGGCTTCACTCTCAGATTTTAAG aCTAGTTCTTCTCCTGTGGTGCTGAGCTCCCAAGGGCTGCTGCCCAgctctcctccatctccacccctcACCCTCAATCCTACTCCCCCCACTAAATCCTCCCCTGAAGGCCACACCCCTGAGGTCCTCAGTAGGGAAGGAAATAGTCAGGTCCTTCTACCTTTGGTGGCTCCCAGAAGCCTTGATTTGGTCAGTCTCGAGGGGACACCTGTCACTCAGAACTCAAGGTGTCCTTCTGTGGAGGGTTCTCAGCAATCATTTGGTGCTAAGAGCCAGGCTCAAGTTAGGAATGACCTCATAGAGTCCATGAATGAGCCCTTTAGGACTCCCCTCGGCCACACTCTACACCCTGCTGCCAGCACAGGATCCCAGGGGCCACTGGCCAACTGTGTGTGTTCAGAGGAGACTGTGGCTCCCGTTTGGAGATGGCCACAGGCTATGTCAGCATCCAGGCCTTACAGCTTTCAGGAAGGAACTGAGCCAGCTGTTGTGGCAGTGGACCGGCAGGCTGTGCTCCCAGACACCTGGAGTCTCACCAAGGAATATGGCCAGCATGAGCAAGCACAGTCAGAACCAGGGGGCCCGGAAAGCAGTTACCCTGCTCCAGCTGACAAGGAGCAGTTAGGTGGGAAGATTCCCTGGAGGGGAAGCCTGGGGGAACCAACCCAGCCACTCCAGAACCCAAAGAACCCAGGAGGTGCCACCAAAGCCGCTCTGGAGGCCAGGAAGGAAGAGCCGGAgtttcctcatgctgtggtcaTGGGCACACCCACCACCTCGGAGAGGATTTCCACTGCTGGCCAG ATGCACGGCCTGGAGCAGAGAGTGGATGGAGAGCGGCAGTGGGCAGCCGGCTGGCCCCCCAGCAGCAGGCAGAGCAGCCCTGAAGGGCAGGACGagggaggg TTTATGGCCCAGGGGAAAACCGGGAGCAGCCCACCCCCTGGGGGACTCTCAAAGCCTGGGAGCCAGCTAGACAGCATGCTGGGAAGTCTGCAGTCTGACCTGAACAAGCTGGGGGTCGCCACTGTTGCCAAAGGGGTCTGTGGGGCCTGCAAGAAGCCCATTGCTGGGCAG GTTGTGACTGCCATGGGGAAGACATGGCACCCCGAGCACTTTGTCTGCACCCACTGCCAGGAGGAGATTGGGTCCCGGAACTTCTTCGAGCGGGATGGACAGCCGTACTGTGAAAAGGACTACCACAGCCTCTTCTCCCCACGCTGTTACTACTGTAATGGACCCATCctggat AAAGTAGTAACAGCTCTTGACCGGACGTGGCACCCGGAGCACTTCTTCTGTGCCCAGTGTGGAGCCTTCTTCGGTCCAGAAG GGTTCCACGAGAAGGATGGCAAAGCCTACTGTCGGAAAGATTATTTTGACATGTTTGCGCCCAAGTGTGGCGGCTGTGCCCGTGCCATCCTGGAGAACTACATTTCAGCCCTCAACACCCTCTGGCACCCGGAATGCTTTGTGTGCAGG GAATGCTTCACGCCGTTCGTCCACGGCAGCTTCTTTGAGCACGACGGGCAGCCGTACTGTGAGGTGCACTACCACGAGCGCCGCGGCTCCCTGTGCTCCGGCTGCCAGAAGCCCATCACCGGCCGCTGCATCACCGCCATGGCCAAGAAGTTCCATCCCGAGCACTTTGTCTGTGCCTTTTGCCTCAAGCAGCTCAACAAGGGCACCTTCAAGGAGCAGAACGACAAGCCTTACTGCCAGAGCTGCTTTGTGAAGCTCTTCTGCTAG
- the Pxn gene encoding paxillin isoform X8 translates to MSSSLGSNLSELDRLLLELNAVQHNPPGFPADESNSSPPLPGALSPLYGFPENNSSLGGKAGPLMKEKPKRNGGRGLEDVRPSVESLLDELESSVPSPVPAITVNQGEMSSPQRVTSSQQQTRISASSATRELDELMASLSDFKMHGLEQRVDGERQWAAGWPPSSRQSSPEGQDEGGFMAQGKTGSSPPPGGLSKPGSQLDSMLGSLQSDLNKLGVATVAKGVCGACKKPIAGQVVTAMGKTWHPEHFVCTHCQEEIGSRNFFERDGQPYCEKDYHSLFSPRCYYCNGPILDKVVTALDRTWHPEHFFCAQCGAFFGPEGFHEKDGKAYCRKDYFDMFAPKCGGCARAILENYISALNTLWHPECFVCRECFTPFVHGSFFEHDGQPYCEVHYHERRGSLCSGCQKPITGRCITAMAKKFHPEHFVCAFCLKQLNKGTFKEQNDKPYCQSCFVKLFC, encoded by the exons ATGAGCTCCTCCCTGGGCAGCAACCTCTCGGAACTGGACCGGCTGTTACTAGAGCTGAATGCCGTGCAGCATAATCCTCCAGGCTTCCCTGCAG ATGAGTCCAATTCGAGCCCCCCACTGCCTGGAGCCTTGAGCCCCCTTTATGGCTTCCCAGAGAATAACAGTTCTCTGGGAGGAAAAGCTGGGCCTCTGATGAAAGAGAAGCCAAAACGAAATGGAGGCCGGGGCCTGGAGGATGTTCGGCCCAGCGTGGAGAGCCTCTTGGATGAACTGGAGAGTTCTGTGCCCAGCCCTGT CCCAGCCATCACTGTGAACCAGGGTGAGATGAGCAGCCCACAGCGAGTCACCTCCAGCCAGCAGCAGACACGCATCTCGGCCTCCTCTGCCACCAGGGAGCTGGATGAGCTCATGGCTTCACTCTCAGATTTTAAG ATGCACGGCCTGGAGCAGAGAGTGGATGGAGAGCGGCAGTGGGCAGCCGGCTGGCCCCCCAGCAGCAGGCAGAGCAGCCCTGAAGGGCAGGACGagggaggg TTTATGGCCCAGGGGAAAACCGGGAGCAGCCCACCCCCTGGGGGACTCTCAAAGCCTGGGAGCCAGCTAGACAGCATGCTGGGAAGTCTGCAGTCTGACCTGAACAAGCTGGGGGTCGCCACTGTTGCCAAAGGGGTCTGTGGGGCCTGCAAGAAGCCCATTGCTGGGCAG GTTGTGACTGCCATGGGGAAGACATGGCACCCCGAGCACTTTGTCTGCACCCACTGCCAGGAGGAGATTGGGTCCCGGAACTTCTTCGAGCGGGATGGACAGCCGTACTGTGAAAAGGACTACCACAGCCTCTTCTCCCCACGCTGTTACTACTGTAATGGACCCATCctggat AAAGTAGTAACAGCTCTTGACCGGACGTGGCACCCGGAGCACTTCTTCTGTGCCCAGTGTGGAGCCTTCTTCGGTCCAGAAG GGTTCCACGAGAAGGATGGCAAAGCCTACTGTCGGAAAGATTATTTTGACATGTTTGCGCCCAAGTGTGGCGGCTGTGCCCGTGCCATCCTGGAGAACTACATTTCAGCCCTCAACACCCTCTGGCACCCGGAATGCTTTGTGTGCAGG GAATGCTTCACGCCGTTCGTCCACGGCAGCTTCTTTGAGCACGACGGGCAGCCGTACTGTGAGGTGCACTACCACGAGCGCCGCGGCTCCCTGTGCTCCGGCTGCCAGAAGCCCATCACCGGCCGCTGCATCACCGCCATGGCCAAGAAGTTCCATCCCGAGCACTTTGTCTGTGCCTTTTGCCTCAAGCAGCTCAACAAGGGCACCTTCAAGGAGCAGAACGACAAGCCTTACTGCCAGAGCTGCTTTGTGAAGCTCTTCTGCTAG